In a single window of the Saccharothrix australiensis genome:
- a CDS encoding RNA polymerase sigma-70 factor, whose product MAEGVGAEPVRAVDVFAEVRPRLFGIAYRMLGSAADAEDLLQEVWLRWQSRDRSEVRNPAAYLATTTTRLAINAGRTARARHEVYVGPWLPEPVDTSADPQLGAERDAALEVAVLLLLEKLTPTQRAAYVLREAFDYSYREIAEIVQVTEAAARQLVSRARRHLADERRAPVGGAEQRRLLAAFVAAAREGDLAALEELLAADVVSYADGGGVVRASRIPVCGAGRVARYVRAFAGRFWAGAEVSWATVNGGGAAVLRRDGVAFAVLTVAASEEGVDRIFWMMNPGKLAAVG is encoded by the coding sequence ATGGCGGAAGGCGTCGGCGCGGAGCCGGTCCGGGCGGTCGACGTGTTCGCCGAGGTGCGGCCGAGGCTGTTCGGCATCGCCTACCGGATGCTGGGCAGCGCCGCCGACGCCGAGGACCTCCTGCAGGAGGTGTGGCTGCGCTGGCAGTCCCGCGACCGGTCGGAGGTGCGGAACCCGGCCGCGTACCTGGCCACCACGACCACCCGGCTGGCGATCAACGCCGGCCGCACCGCGCGGGCGCGCCACGAGGTCTACGTCGGCCCCTGGCTGCCCGAGCCCGTCGACACCTCGGCCGACCCGCAGCTGGGCGCGGAGCGGGACGCCGCGCTGGAAGTCGCCGTGCTGCTGCTGCTGGAGAAGCTGACGCCGACCCAGCGCGCGGCGTACGTGCTCCGCGAGGCGTTCGACTACTCCTACCGCGAGATCGCCGAGATCGTCCAGGTGACGGAGGCCGCGGCGCGCCAACTGGTCAGCCGTGCGCGCCGCCACCTCGCCGACGAGCGCCGCGCGCCGGTCGGCGGTGCCGAGCAGCGGCGGCTGCTGGCGGCGTTCGTGGCCGCCGCGCGGGAGGGCGACCTGGCGGCGCTGGAGGAGCTGCTCGCCGCCGACGTGGTGAGCTACGCCGACGGCGGCGGCGTGGTGCGGGCGTCGCGCATCCCGGTGTGCGGCGCGGGCAGGGTGGCCCGGTACGTCCGCGCGTTCGCCGGGCGCTTCTGGGCGGGTGCCGAGGTGTCCTGGGCGACGGTGAACGGCGGTGGCGCGGCGGTGCTGCGCCGGGACGGCGTGGCGTTCGCGGTGCTGACGGTGGCGGCGTCGGAGGAGGGCGTCGACCGGATCTTCTGGATGATGAACCCCGGCAAGCTCGCGGCGGTCGGCTGA
- a CDS encoding SAM-dependent methyltransferase, whose protein sequence is MPDHPDRHAPADFDRPSTARVHDWLLGGTLNTPIDRDAAAPALAALPDLPGIVRRNRAFRNRAVRHLAASGIRQFLDLGAGLPTMTPTHRVAHQHDGDIAVVYVDRDPTTVAHSRHLLDGVARVTAVRADLRRADQVLRHPEARGLLDLDRPVGVLAVDVLDTLTDDDRPGHVLDAYLDAVAPGSALVLTHLATAAGTSEERGTDLLPRVARPPRAIAAWLARLTLVEPGLTAPEAWGAGVPAPAPPHTVVCAVGRLP, encoded by the coding sequence GTGCCCGACCACCCGGACCGCCACGCGCCAGCCGACTTCGACAGACCCAGCACCGCCCGCGTCCACGACTGGCTGCTCGGCGGCACGCTCAACACCCCCATCGACCGGGATGCCGCCGCGCCCGCCCTCGCCGCGCTCCCGGACCTGCCGGGCATCGTCCGCCGCAACCGGGCGTTCCGGAACCGGGCGGTGCGCCACCTGGCCGCCTCGGGCATCCGGCAGTTCCTCGACCTCGGCGCGGGCCTGCCGACGATGACGCCCACCCACCGCGTCGCCCACCAGCACGACGGCGACATCGCCGTCGTCTACGTCGACCGCGACCCGACCACCGTCGCGCACTCGCGGCACCTGCTGGACGGGGTCGCGCGGGTCACCGCGGTCCGGGCCGACCTCCGGCGGGCCGACCAGGTGCTGCGCCACCCGGAGGCGCGCGGGCTGCTCGACCTCGACCGACCGGTGGGCGTCCTGGCGGTGGACGTCCTCGACACCCTCACCGACGACGACCGGCCCGGCCACGTCCTCGACGCCTACCTCGACGCGGTGGCGCCCGGCAGCGCGCTGGTCCTCACGCACCTCGCGACGGCGGCCGGGACCTCGGAGGAGCGTGGCACGGACCTCCTGCCCCGCGTCGCGCGGCCGCCGCGCGCCATCGCGGCCTGGCTGGCGCGCCTCACCCTCGTGGAGCCCGGCCTCACCGCGCCGGAGGCGTGGGGCGCGGGCGTCCCGGCGCCGGCGCCGCCCCACACCGTCGTGTGCGCGGTCGGCCGGCTGCCGTGA